In the Opitutaceae bacterium genome, one interval contains:
- the murB gene encoding UDP-N-acetylmuramate dehydrogenase, translating to MTVPLKIENGLRIHFVGIGGMGMAPLAMFLAESGCRVSGEDANLSPEVAQRLKAREIVIPEAGPADPAVSALVYSSAVGPDHPSLRSALDLGLPVFRRGEALAALAADRRLIAVAGSHGKTSSCAMLIHALRTAGMDPGYVLGGLFADDSIPPACRGSSDWLVAEIDESDGTIDLFSPEITLCVNLELDHCDRYADLEAIKIPFRALADRTKRAVFFNRACPVSRDLFGGRPPSSTISFGPGGDYDLLGSVEGGSGRVLSLGGRFGQTTARVRARGEFNAINACGALAVSGFLGVSPETDLLAAFPGVRRRQQILIEGPHLTVMEDYAHHPSEIGALIEAIRPAADRRLVIVFQPHRYSRTARFRTEFAQVLQRADRLYLMDVYPAAERPVDGGKIEDLLDAFRRFGDRSALPEVVVDDLAGRRRIAEDCRDGDFLLFVGAGSIDRFARGVVGTVCSLDDRMGRLTRFFRALRSDRVALESVRINEALDRKTTIRIGGPAELFAEPASVEELQVLLGAAHEAGLPVNILGRGSNLIVPDEGVAGLVVRLLHPNWGRIRRLEDGRLLVGAGLRLKELCGQACHQGWSGFEFLEGIPGTLGGALRMNAGAMGSWIYEVVDEVHLVTLNGEMRILGREALSVRYRSCDELAEAIAIGAILHPASEGESSVIRSRIEAYRDRRQEAQPKEPSAGCIFKNPDGDSAGRLIDALGLKGMRVGNAEISARHANFIINRGGATARDVIDLVRLVRDRVSRETNIVLEPEVLLYGRDWSEVLVGVRPPEAAASGGSATEDTSGVKPQ from the coding sequence ATGACGGTTCCCCTGAAGATCGAGAACGGCCTGCGTATCCACTTTGTGGGGATAGGCGGCATGGGAATGGCCCCCCTTGCCATGTTCCTGGCCGAGAGCGGCTGCCGGGTAAGCGGAGAGGATGCCAATCTCTCGCCCGAGGTGGCGCAGCGACTCAAGGCGAGGGAGATCGTGATTCCTGAAGCAGGGCCGGCTGATCCGGCTGTCTCCGCGCTGGTCTATTCCTCGGCGGTGGGGCCGGATCATCCCAGTTTGCGGTCGGCCCTGGATCTGGGCCTGCCCGTCTTCCGCAGGGGTGAGGCCCTGGCGGCCCTGGCCGCGGATCGGCGGTTGATCGCGGTGGCCGGATCGCACGGCAAGACCTCGAGCTGCGCCATGCTCATCCATGCGCTCCGGACCGCCGGAATGGACCCCGGCTATGTGCTGGGCGGGCTCTTCGCGGACGATTCGATTCCTCCGGCCTGCCGGGGATCGAGCGACTGGCTCGTGGCGGAGATCGATGAAAGCGACGGGACAATCGATCTGTTCTCCCCGGAGATCACCCTCTGTGTGAACCTCGAGCTCGACCATTGCGACCGCTACGCCGATCTTGAGGCGATCAAGATTCCCTTCCGGGCACTGGCCGACCGGACAAAGCGCGCGGTCTTCTTCAACCGGGCCTGCCCAGTTTCCCGGGATCTCTTCGGAGGCCGCCCGCCTTCCTCCACCATCAGTTTCGGGCCGGGCGGAGACTACGACCTGTTGGGCTCGGTCGAGGGAGGCAGTGGCAGGGTCCTCAGTCTGGGTGGCCGTTTCGGTCAGACCACCGCGCGGGTCAGGGCCCGGGGTGAGTTCAACGCGATCAATGCCTGCGGCGCCCTGGCTGTGTCCGGTTTCCTTGGCGTCTCTCCCGAGACGGATCTTCTGGCCGCTTTCCCCGGGGTCCGCCGGCGCCAGCAGATCCTGATCGAGGGGCCACACCTTACGGTGATGGAAGATTACGCTCACCATCCCTCCGAGATCGGCGCACTGATCGAAGCGATCCGCCCGGCTGCCGACCGGAGGCTGGTCATTGTCTTTCAGCCTCATCGCTATTCCCGGACCGCGCGTTTCCGGACCGAGTTCGCCCAGGTCCTGCAACGGGCGGACCGGCTCTATCTGATGGATGTTTACCCGGCGGCGGAAAGGCCGGTCGACGGCGGCAAAATCGAGGACCTTCTGGATGCATTCCGCCGGTTCGGGGATCGGTCCGCTCTCCCCGAAGTGGTCGTGGACGATTTGGCCGGCCGCCGACGCATCGCCGAGGATTGCCGTGATGGAGATTTCCTGCTTTTTGTCGGGGCGGGCTCGATCGACCGGTTTGCCCGCGGCGTGGTGGGCACTGTCTGTAGCCTGGATGATCGCATGGGTCGGCTGACGCGTTTCTTTCGGGCGCTGCGCAGTGATCGGGTGGCCCTGGAAAGCGTGCGGATCAACGAGGCCCTTGATCGCAAGACCACCATCCGCATCGGGGGGCCGGCCGAACTCTTTGCCGAGCCTGCCTCGGTGGAGGAACTCCAGGTTCTGCTGGGGGCGGCCCATGAGGCGGGACTCCCCGTCAACATTCTCGGCCGCGGGTCGAATCTCATTGTTCCGGATGAAGGCGTCGCCGGCCTGGTCGTCCGCCTGCTGCACCCGAACTGGGGCCGGATCCGTCGGCTCGAAGACGGACGTCTGCTGGTCGGAGCCGGCCTTCGCCTGAAGGAACTCTGCGGCCAGGCCTGCCATCAGGGTTGGTCGGGTTTCGAGTTCCTGGAGGGTATCCCGGGTACGCTGGGCGGTGCGCTCCGGATGAATGCCGGAGCCATGGGCAGCTGGATTTATGAGGTGGTCGACGAGGTCCACCTCGTCACGTTGAACGGCGAGATGCGCATTCTCGGACGCGAGGCCCTTTCTGTCCGGTATCGATCCTGCGATGAACTGGCGGAGGCCATCGCGATCGGCGCCATCCTGCACCCGGCCTCGGAGGGAGAGTCCTCGGTCATCCGGTCGCGGATCGAGGCCTATCGCGACCGGCGCCAGGAGGCGCAACCAAAGGAGCCGAGCGCAGGCTGCATATTCAAGAACCCGGACGGTGATTCAGCGGGTCGCCTCATCGACGCGCTCGGGTTGAAGGGGATGCGGGTGGGTAATGCCGAGATCTCCGCCCGGCATGCCAATTTCATCATCAACCGGGGAGGGGCGACCGCCCGCGATGTCATCGATCTGGTGCGCCTGGTCCGGGATCGCGTCTCCCGCGAAACAAACATCGTCCTGGAGCCGGAAGTGCTGCTCTACGGACGGGATTGGAGCGAGGTCCTTGTCGGGGTGAGGCCTCCGGAGGCCGCCGCGTCCGGCGGATCGGCAACTGAAGACACCAGCGGAGTGAAACCACAATGA
- the ftsW gene encoding putative lipid II flippase FtsW has translation MAQVETLSTRWRALFSPVSLILLCVVALTTLGVIVLFSASVSFFENDPYFFVRRQVIWLLIALVSGFLATRVNLESLRPMVWLVTGAAILSLVVVLIPGIGIEVNGSRRWLDLGLMRLQVSEFAKLALVFGLAHYLAANQQRIPSFWRGFVLPAAGISVFCLLILLEPDFGTAMLCGAIGFTMLLLAGSRMIFLIPSVLAGITLFAVAIMHNPVRLARITSFLDVEAHRADGAYQLWQAILAFGAGGPTGVGLGNGRQQMAFLPEAHTDFIFAIVGEELGLGVTLGVVALFALIFMLGLAHLRRAPNLFQFLIVAGCLLMLTFQALINLGVVTGCLPTKGMSLPFISYGGSNLVLMALLIGILLNTRIAWSRPALTDTERSMKEING, from the coding sequence ATGGCGCAAGTCGAGACACTAAGCACCAGATGGCGGGCGCTCTTCAGCCCGGTTTCACTGATCCTGCTCTGCGTGGTCGCCCTGACCACGTTGGGTGTCATCGTGCTTTTCAGCGCCAGTGTCTCGTTTTTTGAAAACGATCCCTATTTCTTCGTCCGCCGCCAGGTGATCTGGCTCCTGATCGCGTTGGTTTCGGGCTTTCTTGCGACCCGCGTGAACCTCGAATCCCTGAGGCCGATGGTCTGGCTGGTGACCGGCGCGGCGATTCTGAGCCTGGTGGTCGTCCTGATTCCCGGTATCGGGATCGAGGTCAACGGGAGCCGGCGCTGGCTGGACCTGGGACTGATGCGACTGCAGGTTTCGGAGTTTGCCAAGCTGGCGCTCGTCTTTGGTCTGGCTCACTATCTGGCGGCGAATCAGCAGCGAATCCCGAGTTTCTGGCGCGGCTTCGTTCTTCCCGCGGCCGGTATCTCCGTCTTCTGCCTGCTCATCCTCCTTGAGCCCGACTTCGGCACCGCCATGCTCTGCGGGGCCATCGGGTTCACCATGCTTCTCCTGGCGGGTTCCCGGATGATCTTTCTCATCCCCTCGGTCCTGGCGGGAATCACCCTCTTCGCCGTGGCCATCATGCACAACCCGGTGCGGCTGGCGCGGATCACCTCCTTCCTCGATGTGGAGGCCCACCGGGCCGACGGCGCCTACCAGCTCTGGCAGGCCATCCTCGCGTTCGGCGCCGGGGGGCCGACCGGGGTGGGGCTGGGCAACGGCCGGCAGCAGATGGCCTTCCTCCCCGAGGCCCACACCGACTTCATCTTCGCCATCGTGGGCGAGGAACTTGGTCTTGGGGTCACTCTCGGGGTGGTCGCGCTCTTCGCCCTTATTTTCATGCTCGGACTGGCCCACCTGAGGCGGGCGCCCAACCTCTTTCAATTCCTCATCGTCGCGGGCTGCCTTCTCATGCTGACCTTTCAGGCGTTGATCAACCTGGGGGTGGTCACGGGCTGCCTGCCGACCAAGGGCATGTCGCTGCCCTTCATCAGCTACGGCGGATCCAATCTCGTCCTCATGGCGCTGCTCATCGGGATACTGCTCAACACCCGGATCGCCTGGTCGCGGCCGGCCCTGACCGACACGGAGAGATCGATGAAGGAGATCAACGGATGA
- a CDS encoding UDP-N-acetylglucosamine--N-acetylmuramyl-(pentapeptide) pyrophosphoryl-undecaprenol N-acetylglucosamine transferase has translation MSRYLIACGGTGGHLAPGIALAEELVARGHECCLLISNKQIDSRLIQKYPEFHFERLPGVGLSLNPIRVVNFAWMQLKALGFALRLIRSFNPDVIFGFGGYTCVAIAISGAIRGVPVALHEANRVVGRAIRVVGPLARRIYLPAGVRLSRAGTDRIRYHGFPVRREIHRVGKARARERLGLDPNQKTLLVLGGSQGAVALNDWVNRHLEFFAKQEIQIYCVTGPGKGADGVFSLESRNGSTVRAVFTPFSDNVADLLSAADLAVARAGAGTIAELIRCRLPAILIPYPHAADGHQLVNGRFFEQQGGGLLLEESYIGDLQREVKEVIFNDWLLAQFQKNLERMDRENTIDRIVRDLDELGREHEDKRRPKSAAPEAA, from the coding sequence ATGAGCCGCTACCTGATCGCCTGCGGCGGCACCGGCGGGCACCTCGCGCCGGGTATCGCCCTGGCTGAGGAACTGGTGGCGCGCGGGCATGAGTGCTGCCTGCTCATCAGCAACAAGCAGATTGATTCCCGGCTGATCCAGAAGTATCCGGAATTTCATTTCGAGCGGCTTCCCGGGGTCGGGTTGTCCCTCAATCCGATCCGGGTCGTCAATTTCGCGTGGATGCAGCTGAAGGCACTCGGGTTCGCGCTGCGCCTGATCCGCTCGTTCAATCCGGACGTCATCTTCGGTTTCGGCGGCTACACCTGTGTGGCCATCGCGATCAGCGGTGCGATCCGCGGAGTACCGGTGGCGCTGCACGAAGCCAACCGGGTGGTTGGCCGGGCCATCCGGGTGGTCGGCCCACTGGCCCGCCGGATCTACCTGCCGGCCGGGGTCCGGTTGAGCCGGGCAGGGACCGACCGGATCCGCTACCACGGGTTTCCGGTGCGACGGGAAATCCACCGCGTGGGCAAGGCCAGGGCGCGCGAGCGCCTCGGACTGGATCCCAATCAGAAGACCCTGCTCGTTCTGGGGGGCAGCCAGGGGGCGGTCGCCCTCAATGATTGGGTCAACCGTCACCTCGAATTTTTCGCCAAACAGGAGATCCAGATCTACTGCGTGACCGGTCCCGGCAAAGGGGCCGACGGTGTCTTTTCGCTGGAATCCCGGAATGGGTCCACGGTCCGGGCGGTCTTTACCCCCTTTTCGGACAACGTGGCGGACCTGCTCTCGGCCGCCGATCTGGCTGTGGCCCGGGCCGGTGCCGGCACGATCGCCGAACTGATCCGTTGCCGGCTGCCCGCAATCCTCATCCCCTATCCCCATGCCGCCGACGGCCACCAGCTGGTCAACGGTCGTTTTTTCGAGCAACAGGGCGGGGGCCTTCTCCTGGAGGAATCCTATATTGGTGATCTTCAGCGGGAGGTGAAGGAGGTGATTTTCAACGACTGGCTGCTCGCTCAATTCCAGAAGAACCTGGAAAGGATGGACCGGGAGAACACCATTGACCGGATCGTCCGCGATCTCGATGAGCTGGGCCGGGAACACGAAGACAAGCGCCGCCCGAAATCGGCAGCGCCGGAAGCGGCATGA
- a CDS encoding FtsQ-type POTRA domain-containing protein: MKKAGHRQAGAEGSGSWRNIKQEVRGLPMSKPAKARTRSRIWRALAGGTLVALVAGGIGLGIWYLDRGSEAVGVVAKANPIEEIILVTDGVLSDEWINRRLQIPAEAGLMDVDIQAIKTRLESDGQVAAATISRRFPSTLVVSLNERTPVARLVTRGEDGGSVVYLVAVDGVLYKGFGYDEELIARIPFLDGIRLVRRGGGFAPISRLDDVVSLFTLAEQIAPHLVGEWRIVALDRRPFIVVRTREVNEIIFEPGSYRNQLARLDYILDYYRRSAGERPARIDLSFKNQAAVELAAGEDSRNPQNLYSGN, translated from the coding sequence ATGAAAAAGGCGGGCCACAGACAGGCGGGAGCGGAGGGATCCGGTTCCTGGCGGAACATCAAGCAGGAGGTCCGGGGCCTCCCGATGAGCAAGCCGGCGAAGGCCCGCACCCGAAGCCGGATCTGGCGGGCTCTGGCAGGGGGCACCCTGGTCGCTCTGGTCGCGGGCGGGATCGGCCTGGGTATCTGGTACCTGGATCGGGGATCGGAAGCGGTGGGTGTTGTCGCCAAGGCCAATCCGATCGAGGAAATCATCCTGGTCACGGACGGAGTACTTTCGGACGAGTGGATCAATCGGCGCCTGCAGATCCCGGCCGAGGCCGGCTTGATGGACGTTGACATCCAGGCGATCAAGACCCGGCTCGAGTCGGACGGCCAGGTCGCGGCGGCCACCATTTCGCGTCGTTTTCCCTCGACCCTGGTGGTCAGCCTGAACGAACGCACGCCGGTCGCCCGCCTGGTCACCCGCGGCGAGGATGGCGGCTCGGTCGTCTACCTGGTTGCGGTCGACGGGGTTTTGTATAAGGGTTTTGGATATGATGAGGAGCTGATTGCGCGCATTCCCTTCCTCGACGGAATCCGCCTGGTGCGCCGGGGCGGCGGTTTTGCACCGATTTCGCGGCTCGACGACGTGGTTTCACTTTTCACGCTCGCGGAACAGATCGCGCCGCATCTGGTCGGGGAGTGGCGGATTGTCGCCCTCGATCGCCGCCCCTTCATCGTGGTGCGGACCCGGGAAGTGAACGAGATCATCTTTGAGCCGGGTTCCTACCGCAACCAGCTGGCCCGGCTTGACTATATCCTGGATTACTACCGACGATCGGCCGGCGAGAGACCGGCCAGGATCGATCTTTCTTTCAAGAACCAGGCGGCGGTCGAACTGGCCGCCGGCGAAGATTCCCGCAACCCCCAGAACCTTTACTCAGGAAACTGA
- the murD gene encoding UDP-N-acetylmuramoyl-L-alanine--D-glutamate ligase, translated as MNEAGSIAQEMMARLARPVAVWGHGRSGRGVCRLLAARGLEAVVYDASDPLADHSTFGPQEAAGHDLVVTSPGFSPDHPWFAVARQAGCECLGEIDFAALFWKGPIVAVTGTNGKTTLTEFLTYALGLAGRQAVAVGNIGSAFTRTAACVTDPETTAVCEVSSFQAETLRILTADWTLWTNFAEDHLERHGTLVDYFRAKQNLVDRTPAGHAFYGPGVLAFSDEHGLGLDPAGLVAAAPEGMGDLAAGTAFQSGPQHGNFVLAAAWWRRQGLPDKVLREALCSFRIGRHRLSQVGSIDGIDFWNDSKATNFHACEAAISTFADPVLWIGGGKSKGGDFEGFVSRIAPRIRHAVLLGETAPLLLGLLAQKGVSARIVGDLDEAVRDCLSRARPGDTVLLSPAFSSLDMFQSYEERGEQFCALVQQQLRQAMSC; from the coding sequence ATGAACGAAGCCGGATCGATTGCTCAAGAGATGATGGCGCGCCTGGCCCGCCCGGTCGCGGTCTGGGGACACGGGCGCAGCGGACGCGGAGTCTGCCGCCTGCTCGCCGCCCGCGGCCTTGAGGCCGTCGTCTACGATGCGTCCGACCCGCTGGCCGACCATTCGACCTTCGGTCCGCAGGAAGCGGCCGGTCACGACCTCGTTGTGACCAGTCCGGGCTTTTCCCCGGACCATCCCTGGTTTGCCGTCGCCCGGCAGGCCGGATGCGAGTGCCTCGGAGAAATCGATTTTGCAGCCCTCTTCTGGAAGGGACCGATTGTCGCGGTGACCGGAACGAACGGGAAGACGACCCTGACCGAATTCCTGACCTATGCACTCGGCCTGGCCGGTCGTCAGGCCGTCGCAGTGGGAAACATCGGTTCGGCCTTCACCCGGACGGCTGCCTGCGTGACCGATCCGGAGACGACCGCGGTCTGCGAGGTCAGTTCCTTCCAGGCCGAGACACTGCGCATCCTGACCGCCGACTGGACGCTCTGGACGAATTTCGCGGAGGATCACCTCGAGCGACACGGAACCCTTGTCGATTACTTCAGGGCCAAGCAGAACCTGGTCGACCGGACTCCGGCCGGCCATGCCTTCTATGGCCCCGGTGTTCTCGCCTTCAGTGATGAACACGGATTGGGTCTGGACCCGGCCGGTCTCGTGGCGGCCGCTCCCGAAGGCATGGGCGACCTGGCCGCCGGCACCGCTTTTCAGTCCGGGCCGCAGCACGGAAATTTTGTTCTCGCGGCGGCCTGGTGGCGCCGACAGGGCCTGCCGGACAAGGTCCTACGTGAGGCGCTCTGCAGTTTCCGCATCGGACGCCATCGGCTCAGCCAGGTCGGTTCGATCGACGGCATCGATTTCTGGAACGACTCGAAGGCGACGAACTTCCACGCCTGCGAGGCGGCCATCTCCACTTTTGCGGATCCCGTCCTCTGGATCGGCGGGGGCAAATCCAAAGGCGGCGATTTCGAGGGATTTGTCTCGCGGATCGCGCCGCGCATTCGCCATGCTGTCCTCCTCGGGGAAACTGCGCCGCTTCTGCTCGGATTGCTCGCTCAAAAAGGGGTTTCGGCCCGGATCGTCGGTGATCTGGACGAGGCGGTTCGGGATTGCCTGAGCCGAGCGCGACCCGGTGATACCGTCCTCCTCAGTCCGGCCTTCTCGAGTCTTGATATGTTCCAGAGCTACGAGGAGCGCGGTGAACAGTTCTGCGCCCTGGTCCAACAGCAACTTCGGCAGGCGATGTCCTGCTAA
- a CDS encoding Mur ligase family protein translates to MPVHDPRLLAEWSGGAWRGNPPGRITGFGIDSRTLRPGQLFVAIETAARDGHAFVSAASRAFASGALVARFDPNAGLAQLLVPDPARALQDIAREYRKAFPGPVIGVTGSCGKTSTKDLLTEALGGRSEVGATEGNLNNLLGLPLTILNCDPQVHRFAVVEAGISEPGEMTRLASILSPDLGIITSIGPAHLEALGSVESVAQEKVQLLRQIRPGGRAFFPFECLQWAAFRRLSIPFTVIGTASVRGSKTDQGNGLSVAYEATAEGAGLRVRVDFPGVRPVTFLLASTSQGMVSNAVLAFAAAVQLGQDPEVVAGRLEGWRPAALRGEVIEKDGRLVYLDCYNANPASMRDAVRAFIGRVGPSVPRLFLVGTMEELGESAGDWHRTVGREWPMGVQDRFVLVGDQGDDLCRGLLESGRDPLTITVNPSPGELASVVENWTGAVFIKGSRRHRLEEQIGSAWRRAVEAEAAC, encoded by the coding sequence ATGCCTGTCCATGATCCCAGATTGCTGGCCGAGTGGAGCGGCGGCGCCTGGCGGGGAAATCCGCCCGGCCGGATCACCGGCTTCGGCATCGACAGCCGGACCTTGCGGCCCGGTCAGCTCTTTGTCGCCATCGAAACGGCGGCCAGGGATGGCCATGCCTTCGTTTCGGCGGCCTCCCGGGCATTCGCCTCGGGCGCTCTGGTCGCGCGCTTCGATCCCAATGCCGGACTGGCTCAGCTGCTGGTGCCCGACCCGGCCCGCGCGCTGCAGGACATCGCCCGCGAATACCGGAAAGCTTTTCCCGGTCCCGTCATCGGCGTTACCGGAAGCTGCGGAAAGACCTCGACCAAGGACCTCCTGACCGAGGCCCTCGGCGGTCGGAGCGAGGTCGGAGCCACCGAAGGGAATCTCAACAATCTTCTCGGTCTTCCCCTGACGATCCTCAATTGCGATCCGCAGGTCCACCGTTTTGCGGTGGTTGAAGCCGGCATCAGCGAGCCCGGGGAGATGACCCGCCTCGCTTCCATTCTTTCTCCGGATCTCGGAATCATCACTTCGATCGGCCCCGCCCACCTCGAGGCCCTCGGATCGGTCGAATCCGTGGCCCAGGAGAAAGTGCAACTGCTTCGGCAGATTCGTCCGGGCGGCCGGGCCTTCTTCCCGTTTGAATGCCTCCAGTGGGCTGCCTTTCGCCGACTTTCCATCCCGTTCACCGTGATCGGAACCGCGTCAGTCCGCGGGTCGAAAACCGACCAGGGCAACGGCTTGTCGGTTGCCTACGAGGCCACGGCGGAAGGCGCGGGCCTCCGAGTCCGGGTCGACTTTCCCGGGGTGAGACCGGTCACATTCCTCCTCGCCTCAACCAGTCAGGGCATGGTTTCCAACGCGGTCCTCGCCTTCGCGGCAGCCGTTCAGCTCGGTCAGGACCCCGAGGTGGTCGCCGGCCGGCTCGAAGGCTGGCGTCCCGCCGCGCTGCGCGGTGAGGTCATCGAAAAGGATGGGCGTCTCGTCTACCTCGATTGCTACAATGCCAATCCTGCTTCGATGCGGGATGCCGTCCGGGCTTTCATCGGGAGGGTCGGACCGTCGGTACCGCGCCTCTTTCTGGTCGGGACGATGGAGGAACTGGGGGAGAGTGCCGGGGACTGGCACCGGACCGTCGGCCGGGAGTGGCCCATGGGTGTTCAGGACCGCTTTGTGCTCGTCGGAGACCAGGGAGACGACCTGTGCCGGGGCCTGCTCGAATCCGGGCGAGATCCCCTGACGATCACGGTCAACCCGTCGCCCGGCGAATTGGCTTCGGTGGTCGAGAACTGGACCGGCGCGGTCTTTATCAAGGGAAGTCGGCGCCACCGGCTCGAGGAACAGATCGGTTCGGCCTGGCGACGGGCGGTGGAAGCTGAGGCGGCATGCTGA
- the mraY gene encoding phospho-N-acetylmuramoyl-pentapeptide-transferase encodes MLSYLAEFENSFGPLRLLRFITLRTLMASGTALLIGFVIGPWLIRRLQRISFVQTLRDASQVGGLADIHSKKKNTPTMGGLLIYGAVTGSTLLWARPNIWVLVALFVYTGMTALGFRDDFLKVSKRDTRGVSSRQKLFWQCLITACALVALLLHPDSGQKIRELWVPFLKIPLIASMPIVLLAGFFLFILVGSSNAINLTDGIDGLAIGCTVTVALTYAIMAYAAGNTVISGYLLISYVPGVGELTIICGSLVGGGLAFLWFNSHPAEVFMGDTGSLALGGLIGTIAVMVHQPLTLAIVGGIFVLEALSVIIQVGSYKTRRKRVFRMAPIHHHFELMGWPESKVVIRFWILSLIFALVGLGTLKLR; translated from the coding sequence ATGCTGAGTTACCTCGCCGAGTTTGAGAACTCCTTCGGACCGCTTCGACTGCTCCGGTTCATCACCCTGCGTACCCTGATGGCGTCGGGCACGGCCCTGCTCATCGGCTTTGTCATCGGTCCGTGGCTGATCCGGCGGCTTCAGCGCATCAGTTTTGTCCAGACCCTGCGCGATGCGAGTCAGGTGGGCGGTCTGGCGGATATTCATTCCAAGAAGAAGAACACCCCGACCATGGGAGGTCTCCTCATTTACGGGGCGGTCACGGGATCTACCCTCCTCTGGGCGCGTCCGAACATCTGGGTGCTGGTCGCGCTCTTTGTCTATACCGGGATGACGGCCCTCGGTTTCCGCGACGATTTTCTCAAGGTCAGCAAACGCGACACCCGGGGGGTTTCCTCGCGCCAGAAGCTCTTCTGGCAGTGTTTGATCACCGCCTGTGCCCTGGTCGCGCTTCTTCTGCATCCGGATAGTGGGCAGAAGATACGGGAACTCTGGGTCCCCTTTCTCAAGATCCCTTTGATTGCGAGCATGCCCATTGTCCTGCTGGCCGGGTTCTTCCTCTTCATTCTCGTCGGCTCAAGCAACGCCATCAATCTGACCGACGGGATCGATGGCCTCGCCATCGGGTGCACCGTCACGGTCGCGCTGACCTACGCCATCATGGCCTATGCGGCCGGCAATACGGTCATCTCGGGCTATCTTCTGATCAGTTATGTGCCCGGGGTGGGCGAGCTGACCATCATCTGCGGCTCCCTCGTCGGGGGCGGCCTGGCTTTTCTCTGGTTCAATTCCCATCCGGCCGAGGTCTTCATGGGGGACACCGGTTCCCTTGCCCTCGGCGGCCTCATCGGCACGATTGCCGTCATGGTCCACCAACCGCTGACCCTGGCCATCGTCGGCGGTATCTTTGTGCTCGAGGCGCTCTCCGTCATCATTCAGGTCGGATCCTACAAGACCCGTCGGAAACGGGTCTTTCGGATGGCGCCGATCCATCACCATTTTGAACTCATGGGCTGGCCCGAATCGAAAGTGGTCATCAGATTCTGGATACTTTCTCTCATTTTTGCCCTCGTCGGGTTGGGAACCCTGAAACTGCGATGA
- a CDS encoding LysM peptidoglycan-binding domain-containing protein has translation MKILKIFSMVLALHLVLLVVFLVSPGCQSRPTPVEDGPAEVPSTGANWSNQGGSTSSSLDPLPVGSGYANQPLLGQTPADRARATPTRPGAAGTQGSDAWPAERVLQPVADTPAEPTYSEPVLIAYSVKRGDSLWSISRQFGVSIQDIVAVNPGINPNAIQYGEKIMVPDGMSRRSPGDATGPAAAAPSLPEGSSTYTVKSGDYLARIASQNGTTVGAIRQANRLESDLIQVGQVLIIPAGSAARPGSGGGSAGLPADAVTVTVQPGDTIGEIARNYDVTVKELMAANQITDARKLRVGQKLVIPGFTSVDSTRTSVTVNPPASQAPAASSRTPPPSQAPEPALPDESDASPVIPVESQPASDLDELLPGDDLPAPVIPIDEPVPQP, from the coding sequence ATGAAAATCCTCAAGATATTCAGCATGGTGCTGGCCCTGCACCTTGTGCTCCTCGTCGTCTTTCTGGTCAGTCCGGGTTGTCAATCCCGACCCACTCCGGTGGAGGATGGACCGGCCGAAGTCCCCTCGACCGGCGCGAACTGGAGCAACCAGGGTGGATCCACGAGTTCGTCGCTTGATCCGTTGCCGGTTGGAAGCGGCTACGCCAACCAGCCCCTCCTGGGCCAGACTCCGGCCGACCGGGCCCGGGCCACGCCGACGCGTCCGGGTGCGGCCGGCACGCAGGGAAGCGATGCCTGGCCTGCCGAGCGGGTGCTTCAGCCGGTCGCCGATACACCGGCTGAACCGACCTACAGCGAACCCGTCCTCATTGCCTACAGCGTGAAGCGGGGAGACAGCCTGTGGTCGATTTCCCGTCAGTTCGGGGTGTCCATCCAGGACATCGTGGCAGTCAATCCCGGCATCAATCCCAATGCCATTCAATATGGAGAGAAGATCATGGTGCCCGACGGAATGTCCCGCAGATCTCCAGGTGATGCGACAGGGCCGGCCGCCGCCGCGCCTTCTCTTCCCGAAGGGTCGAGCACCTACACGGTCAAGTCCGGTGATTACCTGGCGAGAATCGCCAGCCAGAACGGCACCACGGTCGGAGCCATTCGGCAGGCCAATCGGCTGGAAAGCGACCTCATTCAGGTCGGTCAGGTCCTGATCATTCCTGCGGGATCGGCCGCCCGCCCGGGCTCCGGCGGCGGATCCGCCGGTCTACCCGCCGATGCGGTCACCGTGACCGTGCAGCCCGGTGATACCATCGGAGAGATCGCCCGCAATTACGATGTCACCGTCAAGGAACTGATGGCAGCCAATCAGATCACCGATGCGCGCAAACTCCGGGTGGGCCAGAAGCTGGTCATTCCCGGATTCACCTCGGTGGATTCGACCCGCACGAGCGTGACGGTCAATCCTCCGGCCAGCCAGGCTCCGGCAGCATCCAGTCGCACCCCGCCGCCCTCGCAGGCGCCGGAACCGGCTCTGCCGGACGAGAGCGACGCCTCTCCGGTCATTCCGGTTGAGTCGCAGCCTGCTTCGGACCTGGATGAATTGCTTCCCGGTGATGACCTGCCTGCTCCGGTCATTCCGATTGACGAGCCGGTGCCCCAGCCCTGA